In Aspergillus oryzae RIB40 DNA, chromosome 6, one genomic interval encodes:
- a CDS encoding putative Hsc70 cochaperone (SGT) (TPR repeat-containing protein), whose protein sequence is MSPLAQFTAPTESKKRLALAIIDFLGSSLKDGTLTADDAESIEIAQSCIADTFKVDPSDEAAVKDAVGGQSLANIYSVYEKLRNKGDSAGAGAQTSSSQKPQAGAPTAESDKLKSEGNAAMARKDYNSAIDLYTKALSIAPSNPIYLSNRAAAYSASGQHEKAAEDAELATAVDPKYSKAWSRLGLARFDLADFHGAKEAYEKGIEAEGNGGSEAMKRGLETSKRKIAESTRGAEPPADAVDDAAGASRGAGGMPDLSSLAGLMGGGRGGGGGMPDLSSLMNNPMFSSMAQNLMSNPDMLNNLMSNPQLRQMADNFGRGGGMPDMSSLMSDPNIADMARNLMGGGGAGGAGGAGRGQ, encoded by the exons ATGTCACCGTTGGCGCAGTTCACA GCTCCTACCGAGTCCAAGAAGCGCTTGGCGCTTGCAATCATCGACTTTCTGGGCTCCAGTTTGAAGGATGGAACCCTTACTGCTGATGACGCAGAATCGATCGAAATCGCTCAGTCGTGCATCGCGGATACCTTCAAGGTTGACCCTTCCGATGAGGCTGCTGTGAAGGACGCTGTCGGCGGTCAGTCTCTTGCAAACATCTATAGTGTCTACGAGAAGCTCCGCAACAAGGGTGACTCTGCTGGCGCCGGAGCGCAGACCAGCTCGAGCCAGAAGCCCCAGGCTGGTGCTCCTACTGCCGAGTCTGACAAGCTGAAGTCGGAGGGTAATGCTGCCATGGCGCGCAAGGACTACAACTCTGCTATCGATCTCTACACCAAGGCTTTGTCCATTGCCCCCTCCAACCCTATCTACCTCTCCAACCGTGCTGCTGCCTATTCCGCCTCCGGTCAACACGAGAAGGCCGCCGAGGATGCCGAGCTCGCCACTGCCGTCGACCCCAAGTATTCCAAGGCATGGAGCCGTCTGGGTCTTGCTCGCTTTGACTTGGCTGATTTCCACGGCGCTAAGGAGGCCTATGAGAAGGGCATCGAAGCTGAAGGTAATGGCGGCAGCGAGGCCATGAAGAGAGGTTTGGAGACCTCCAAGAGGAAGATCGCGGAATCTACTCGTGGTGCCGAACCTCCTgctgatgctgttgatgatgcCGCTGGCGCAAGCCGTGGTGCTGGCGGCATGCCAGACCTCTCTTCCCTCGCCGGCTTGATGGGTGGTGGCCgcggtggcggtggcggcATGCCCGACCTTAGCTCCCTCATGAATAACCCTATGTTCTCCAGCATGGCTCAGAACCTGATGAGCAACCCGGACATGCTCAACAACCTCATGAGCAACCCTCAGTTGAGACAGATGGCAGATAACTTCGGccgtggtggtggtatgCCGGATATGTCGAGCCTGATGAGCGACCCTAACATCGCTGACAT GGCTCGGAATCTAatgggtggtggtggcgccGGTGGTGCCGGTGGTGCCGGACGTGGTcaataa